The following DNA comes from Musa acuminata AAA Group cultivar baxijiao chromosome BXJ1-4, Cavendish_Baxijiao_AAA, whole genome shotgun sequence.
GTTTTATTAGTCAATTTATTTGATAACTAAAATAAGAGCATAATGccaaatgaaatgtttcaaaaGACAATCACTTTCATAAAGAACTGCTTGGAGCATTCGCAGTGAATCAATTTTCAGCAAAACATCCTTCCAATTGCTTTTATAACTAAAAGCAAACTGTAAGATATAAAACAAAGAAATATTCCTTCATAACATTTGTCATAAGACATAAGAATGAGTACTAAAAATATCATGATTGATTTAACATCTTAGTAACTATTGAGAACTAAAAACAGCATAATGCCAAATCAAATGCTAAGACAATCAACTAGAGGTTTGAGTCACACAAATAACTGCCTTTATTTATTTGGAAGTGAAATTATTTTGTACCAAGACGATTCGTTGATGGCTCTTATCCACTAACAATAAACTATAATCTAAAGAAAGAGAAAATTCCCCCACTAGAATTGCCTTAAGACATAAGAATGGGAACTCAAAATATCCCAATTGATTTGACAATAGTCATATACATTGATAAGAGCATAATGCCAAACCAAATGCAAGAAAAAGACCATCACTCATAGGTTTCATTCATAAAAATAACTGCTTGCATGATTTTGCCAGTGAAACTAATTCTGTGGCAAGACATTTTGTTGATTGCTATTATCACTATCAAGAGATCATAAGCTATAAATAAGAATATTAGTCCATAAAAATAGCCTTAAGGCAATTAATAATGGGAGGTTCAAATATCCTGATCGATTTAACAGTCACAGTAACCACTGAGAACTTGGCTCGTAGTTCTTTTTAGCTTGTCGAAGAATTAATGTGGAAAACCAAAACTGAGCTGTCTACTCTCCCACATAAAGTTTCGAAGTTTGGAACTACATGTCCATGATTTCCTCGTGGTTGGGCATCAAGTGTTTGACATATTAATATTACCCCCAAATCCAATTCTCCATAAAGATCAAGTAACCCATACCCTGACATCTAAAAAGAGACAAACCAAACTATCATGGTGTACAACATAAGAGAGAACTTTCTTCAACAAACCAAGAGCTACTGAGAGTAAATGAGCAGGCAAGAATATTCAATGCAATGTTTGcagacaaaaggaagaaaaagataaaagtgGAAAGTTGGCCTAGCTGCACATCCGTGGTACCAAAATTCTACAAAGACCTGGTTTTGGCCTTCCACAAGGCCATTCATTCGTCAccatctacaagcaaaatagaaacCAATGAATAGACAATAAAAGAAGGGGTAATTCAGGCAAAAGGAGTGATCTTGGGAAGCCTCAAATAGCCTCCGGGAATCAGTTCCTTCACAGATCGAAacaaaacaaagagagagagagagagagagagagagagagagagagcactcaAGGTCCCTCGAAGTGTAAGTTCATAATTTCCACTGTAAAAAACACAAGAAACCTGAAGAAGGAAGGAGACAACTCCATGGAATAATAAGGCACTGCAGTAACAAAAACCACCACAAAACAAATTCGTGAAAGGGAAAAGAGAGATCCCAGCTTTCTTTTTGTCGGATCCAAAAGCGTCTTCGCTTCTTGGAAAAGAAACCCTAGAAAAAAGAACCGGCTCAAGTTTCATTATTGTCGTCCACACCGGAAAGTAGGATTCGTTGAAGACCCAAAAAAATCTGAACTTTGGCGATAAGATGGCAAACGATGGAAGAAAAATGAAAGAAGACTCAAAAGTcacaaggaagaaaaagaaagaaagggaaaggAAACACAGCTCTCAAGACTGCCATCAAAATCCCAGCTTTGCTCAAAGATGTATAtccaaagaacaagaacaagaaacgAGAGacagaacgagagagagagagagagagagagagagagagagagagagaagcaatgGTGAAACAGTAGATTCGTTGAAGCACTCAGTACGCAGTTAGAGAGTGAGAGGAGGAACGCAGCGTGAAGTACCTTCGAACTATCGCCTCAATATGAATTGGTACTTGGCCTCTCAAAAGTCCCGCTTCCGCCTCCCAAATCTCATTTCTTTAAGCTCAAATCCGAGGCCTCCGATAGAAAACTACACGCGAAATCCTTGATCAAGCAGTTTCCAACGCAAAGCAAACGAAAAcgagaggcaaaaaaaaaaagagcagcaACAAAAGATCGATCTCGACTGGTACAGCGAGCAATCATATTAGGACTCCACTCTACTCTACTACCGAGgccgaagaggaagaagaagataaggCTGACAGGATGAGGAGTGAGCACGCAGCGGAAACAGCAGCGCCATCCCATCATTTTTTGTTCCCTCCCTGTGCTCACTCTCTTCTGTCAACCCCCCCTCCTCTTCCCTCTCCAAATCTCTCTCCCCACTCCTCTCCGCCTGCTCGTATAAACCCACAAAAGAACAATCCATAGGGAGAGGTGCAGTTGAGGTTGCATCTGTCCTCGATTTAGCTTGATTCATGTGTAATAACCCTAATTATTATTACACATgagaatttaatatatatatatatatatatatgtataatagcgCTGAAAGAGATTAAATTCATGTTAAATGTGAATTATTATTCTTGAAACACCGAAAAATggatttagaaaatatttatcttacgaaaacaaataaaaataaaggagTTTTTTCGattttttggaaaaaaagaaatataaatggaGTGGAGGAATTGAGTCTCCGAGTAAGGTAGAGGACGTGGTCTCTGCTGCACCCGACGGCGACCGAGGAGGAGTCGGCAACCGAGGTGGGACCCACGGGGCCAAGTCGAGCGCCGGCGACAGTAGGAGGGACGCTCGCTCCGTCCTTCCTGTACGAATTCGACTGCGACCACAACTCCCTCGCTTGGtagacccatatatatatatatatacaaatcagAATAATAAAAGGAATATGCGTAAAACTTTACATTATTTACATAAAAGGTATATCTGATTTATTGAGagtatttgaaaataattaataACTTGTTTGTTCTTCAGGGTTCGAATTTAGATTATATAGATTATGAATTGTGTCTTTGGTTATATATTCTTGcttggaaaaagaaaaaggaaaattgcCTTCTTTCTCTTCCCGGAGGGCGCATGAAACGTCAATGTCGTGACACACAGAATGAGCGCAGCTGTTTGGGCTTACCAGTTTGGATAAGTTCGAGCTGCTGTGTCGTTAATGGTTGTTCAGATATGTGTGAGGATAAGAAGTAGCTGTACTTGAGACGACAGCTTCTACATATTTTCCAGCAGTTGTTTTGTTTTGCTTCTGCAAAACATGTGAGTATACATTACAAGGAAAGAGAATTTGAATtgattgaattattatttttttattttacaaattATAAACTCATAAACAATTTTCCCAGGATCACATAACATGATGTGATGTGGACATAGATCGAGAATGGAAATCATTAATCTTTGTTATCGATTCGATGCCTTGAATTATTGTAATCTCAAATTTGTTTCAATTTTAGCGTGGAATATAATCTAATAATCCATTCTCACCACCTAATCTATGACTTCTTCCAAAAATTTAATGAGATATACTTAATTAATGTAAAACTcattatataaaagaaaaaaaatgcaacCCTAATCACTACAAGTAtagaaaattaaatataaaatacatCAAATTTAAAACATGAAATGTCGATAATGAATGTatacataatttatatatttgtcTATCAAACATAAAGGTAAAATAATAAATACAAAAATGAAGGAtaggatattaaaattataaactaACAACACATAATACGGACAATGTAAATACCATTCATTGGTTATTTTGATCAATCGAATCTTGATTCTAGCTTTGGGATTGACAAATCAAAGGCAGAACGATCGATCGTTCAGTTCGGTTGAAGTTTCGATCTCAGTATCCGCTCTTTCATAAACAACGAACGCATCATCATTACGTACTTATAATTGAAATGTCATCTGATTGAGAAAACCATAAGACAACACTATCGAGCATTTACCTGGGAttgatatttttagataaataagaATTAACAATTCTCTCcctctttctgttctctatcgagTAAAAtctagaagaataaaaaaaactagTATTTTTACTTTCATTATTCTTAATCAAATGATGTCATTATAAGTTTAGCCCCCAAATGATCAATCCAAACCAGCCAACTTAAATTCTTAAACACAACCTTAGCCTATATTTTGGAGCATTAATATACTCCTTTTGGTTTggtaggaaaaagaaaaagaaaaagaaaattataaaggCTGTATCATGATCAAAGATGGTGATTTTGATAGTCATGATGATATCGATGTTAATGATAATGCCAGTAATTTGAAATTGTTTTTAATCTATTTCTGTTTCAGCATCATATACTTTTCCTACCGTCTTGAATGTGCAGCTAACCAGTTAAGGAGTTGTGTCAATAGGCATTCTGATTTTTCATAGTGACAGATGTTGGGATGTGGTTGGGCCATGAActgcaagaaataaaaaaataaataaataaagaaagcCTATTCATCAGGTACAAGATATATTAATTCCTGTTGATTACCAAATCTCAGTTTGTAAAGAGAGAAGGAATAGAAAATACCTAATTATGTTGCATATCATGCAGAGTCATCAGCTATAATGGTGATATGAGTGCCTTTGAGCCCATCCTCCACTGTTGAAATTTTGCTGTCTGCACCTACTTCATTGCAGTGGATGGTATGCCACATTGGCTGCTCTTGTTGAAACATCCTGCAGTTTAAATGCAAGTTAGAATGGTCTCTGAAGTGGAAATAATCTGCATGGCTCATGACTACCAATTAGAGCTTGTTCCTTCAAGATTTCTGcagatttctaacatgtaatcacatagcaattaattataaaaatgctCTCTAAATTTTGTGGAAGATTGGGCGATGCATGGGAATCAGAACTTACGGATGCTTGCAAAGCAATGGGCACTGAACTGTGACAACATACTTGCAAGTAGAAGCCTCTTTGATCGAACTAATTAAAACAGATGGCTCCGAGCACACAAACCTAACCTGCGATCACATAAGCATGCACATTTCAGAAAAAACCTACAGGTACTTCGTATCTTCTGTGGCGTTCTGACTATTCTGTACCTCTGTCTCTCGAGGTTGATTCGTCAAGTCACAAATAGTTCCATTTGTAAACTGATGAGCGTGATACCTGCAAAATTTCACAAGCAATCATTTACTAATCGTTGTGGTCCTATTCTTGATCAATTGGCTGAGTCAAATCCTAAAACTTTGTGTTGCCTATGGCTATGAAGAAACTATACCTTTGTGAGGCATCTTTAGAGcgaggatcttttactatggaaaAATCAGACTGGTTCTGATTAAAATCAGCTGTTGCATCAGGGTCAAACATGCCCAAAATAAATTCTTGAACCACCTGCAACAATAATTCTTATTTCATTTTTGCAAATTGCAATTTAACAGAGCATCAAGGTGAAACTTTCTGATGAAAAAAATTACTGAAACACTGATGGTATATAGATTGATATTATGGGGCGAAAAGTATAACAGGATCTCTTTGTTCATACAGTCTCCAAGATAATCAAAACTTAAAAATATTCACTACATCAAATGAAATTGGTTCCAACAACAAAAGTATGACGTTATGGAGTTAATTTAAATCAGACGTGCCATATACTCCAGCCCTCTAAAAATTACCATAATGTTATCTTAAAATCAATCTATCTAAAAACCATGTTTGCTGGTTCAGCTGGATTTTTTTTCTGACACTGTTCCCTAATGTTGTATCCAATGCCTGCCACGAAAGCCCAATCAAGGACCACTAATACCATTTAAGTACATACCTCCTTGGgatcttcattatatatatatgtatatatatatatatatatatgtatatgtatgtatatatatatatgtatatgtatgtatatatatatacataaatatatgtatacatatgtatacatatatatatgtatacatatatttatatatacatatatatatatatagagagagagagagatggatagATAGAGAGACACTTCCAAAGCCTCAAAATTAACAATATATCCTCGCCATCGGGCTCAATTAGTTAACCCTTGCTAAACTATAATAAAATGAGAAGTGCAACCAATGTTAAACTTTAAGAAATATTAATGGGTAAAAACAATCCTGTTGTccacctcctctccctcttttgatCCCTCTATAACCCTTCTCCCACTTAAATTCTAATAATGACCATCTGGTTTATTCCCTTCATCTCCGCTGCTCCCCCAATCCCCAAGTCGAGCCAACTCTAGTCCCTCCTTTTCTCGATCCTCCTTGGACCCTCTCCTTTTTCCCCTTCCAGTCCCCAAAACACCCAGGTAAAACTAATCTCTTCAATGCATCCATCTTCTCTGCTCCCTTCTCGTCATCTATCTTCTCTCTCTGCCAACTTATGCAAGTGAAAGCAAACATGTAACTGGATGCAAGGATGCCAACAAGAATCATAGGGATTGCTTTCAGTtctaagagaaaaagaaagatgtgCTTTCCAAGTGTCAACTTAAACTCAACAGATATGAGAATCACAAAAACCAAGTGACTTTTAAGCAATGCAACTGGCAGGTGCCTGCTTATGGTTTCCTAGCTATAACAGAACCCACGAGAGAGGAAGCCAgttttagtaaataatgatatTCGTTAGGATTATGAGTAGAACTTGATGCATTTGACATTTTTACCATTTTCCACCTTGGCAGGAAGGTGGTGTTAAATGTCTCATAACCTCCTTAACAAAATGCAAAAACATACCTTCTCATCTTCCACATGAAGTTGTTTCACATGCTTCCGGAAACAAAATTCGTAAGTCCACCAACCTTCATGCTGAAAGACAGATAACTAAAGTGAGcaacacagaaaaaaaaaattcccaTCTACATAGCAGTCAAATCTCTTGTAAAAAGCATTACCCTGTAGAAGCATTTGTCATTTAGAATCTCAATCAACTCATCTGGAGTCTTAAACATGATTTTTCTCTCACTTTCTGTTATTATACtgcttgaattctcttgggtgacCCTCAAATGTTTTGTTTCCTCGATTAAAGGTAAGAAACAATTGTAATTTCGACCCTCTTTATTTGACATCACAACTGCTTCCTGGCCATCTTTCTGCAGAACAATTCCATTGATTAAACTTTCATAACAAAATCTTATTTAAGCAAAGATTTTGAATATTCTTGTATAAATTTatggaaaattttaattttttaattatatacatCAAAGTAATTTACAAAGACAAGCAGATGAtatcttatttaaaaaataaataaatctatggTCAGTAGATAATGAAAAAGAAAGGCCATAAACTACTCTTAAGCTGCAGAATTAGAAattttgatgaaccaatgacataggcTAATTACAATGAAGATTTACTTTACTAATCAGGATCCACAAGATACAAATAGCCTATAACAACGATATTTGGACTTTTTTAGTCCTATTATTCATGAAAAAAGTGAACATGACAATAGACGGAATCTAATGGCCCAAAAGATTCCTCTCTATGATCTATAGCATACAAGCATCCAAGcctatcaaatatatatattgacACCAAGCATGCAAGTACAGACATATCCATCCAAATGCATCAATTAAATGGCATATCAGACATTTTAACATATTACCAATATCAATTTTAGACTGATTGTCAGACCAATATGGTCATGGCATGCTGGGCAATATACCATAACGAACCACTTggtctcataaaaaaaaaaataaaatataaataccaATTAGTATTGAGCCATATGATCCGGTATTGGTCCTTGGATGAACCAGTAAAAAGCAGTCAATACATACAAGTCCTAATAGCAGTTGAAACCTTGCCATTATCATCACTACTTAAAAGCTCTCCATTTTATGCATGTAAAACTTGTCGGTAGAACGACATAAACTGTATGTGTATAAAAAAATGACTTGAAACCTTGCCATTATCATCACTACTATAATAGCTCTCCATTTTATGCATGTAAAACTTGTAGATAGAACAACATAAACTGTAtgtgtttataaaaaaaatgaatgtaCGTGTTTCTTTAAGTACCTAGGAATATCATAATATCATTTGTATTACACCTTTATATATTCTGTGAAAGACCACAAATGCTTGTACGGTTACCAAACCTATCTGTATGCTTTACTAGccatatgataatttatacaattaTATGCGGTAAATCTGATTTGATCTGCTATTCTCTACTTCAAAACTCACACATTACTTCATCTGAACTTTGCTCAACATGAGTCTGGTAAATTCCTATGTGCCAGATAGAACTACAGGCTATCTAACACGCTTAACGGATATAAAAAAGAATGTTCTGGGTGGAATAGATATAACTTAAATCCATATAACATGCTTACCGGATGAAAAGGAGAATGTTCTGGGTGGAACTCGACCTTGTACTTTGGTTCACGAGAACTCCTACCGAATCTCCCACCTATAGGCAACAGAAGAAAGAACAATAATTTAACAACAAAAACACACCCATTATTGGTTAAACCATTAGTGTTTACCATAAAATTCATGAATACACAAGTTATAGGCAAAAATTCATCCCAAAATGTAAAGATAGTCTGTTTTAAAAGAATTATGGTTATGACAAGAATATTATACAATTATCTGACAGTTTGAGATGTGATTTAGTGGAGGCATACAATCAAAACCATTATGACATAGCATGACTACTCAACCACTTGGCTGTTTGTT
Coding sequences within:
- the LOC135647854 gene encoding protein OS-9 homolog, coding for MGFVRFLCGLCLLLHLFDGSFRSSVLADQIFANSGGRFGRSSREPKYKVEFHPEHSPFHPKDGQEAVVMSNKEGRNYNCFLPLIEETKHLRVTQENSSSIITESERKIMFKTPDELIEILNDKCFYRHEGWWTYEFCFRKHVKQLHVEDEKVVQEFILGMFDPDATADFNQNQSDFSIVKDPRSKDASQRYHAHQFTNGTICDLTNQPRETEVRFVCSEPSVLISSIKEASTCKYVVTVQCPLLCKHPMFQQEQPMWHTIHCNEVGADSKISTVEDGLKGTHITIIADDSA